In Kazachstania africana CBS 2517 chromosome 4, complete genome, the following are encoded in one genomic region:
- the COT1 gene encoding metal cation transporter COT1 (similar to Saccharomyces cerevisiae ZRC1 (YMR243C) and COT1 (YOR316C); ancestral locus Anc_8.792): MFSGKEIRIITLLTIDTTFFFLELIIGYMSHSLALIADSFHMLNDIFSLLVALWAVNVAKNRDPDAKYTYGWKRAEILGALINAVFLIALCFSILIEALQRLIEPQIIENPKLVLYVGFAGLISNFVGLFLFHDHGHGHSHDHGHSHSHASLEDVESHSHSHSPVYTGSSDEQRETSEDNGISGATVNEMLPDNVVDRIANENSTLLNNHCHDTQTNTKKKHRSLNMHGVFLHVMGDALGNVGVIVAALFIWKTDYYWKYYTDPLVSLFITIIIFSSAIPLSRKASKILLQATPSTISADDVQRDILAIPGVLAIHDFHIWNLTESIFIASIHVQIDCEPDKYLELAKLIRNIFHQHGIHSATVQPEFVSENIDPDMRNRFSRIAGGSNNHDDYTSFTNSSGTDVKDSGRPSAYGATTPGTGCVIDEAVNCNPQNCL, from the coding sequence ATGTTTTCCGGCAAAGAGATAAGAATTATCACGTTACTGACCATCGACACcactttcttttttctggAACTTATTATAGGTTATATGTCTCATTCTTTAGCTTTGATTGCAGATTCTTTCCACATGTTGAATGACATATTCTCCCTACTCGTGGCCTTGTGGGCTGTTAATGTTGCCAAAAATCGTGATCCTGATGCTAAATATACATACGGTTGGAAAAGGGCAGAAATTTTAGGTGCTTTAATTAATGCTGTGTTCCTTATTGCTCTATGCTTCTCTATTTTAATCGAAGCTTTACAAAGACTGATTGAACCACAGATCATTGAAAACCCGAAATTAGTACTTTATGTTGGGTTTGCAGGTTTAATTTCCAATTTCGTAGGGCTGTTCCTATTCCACGATCACGGTCATGGTCATAGTCACGACCACGGCCATAGCCATTCTCATGCATCTTTAGAAGATGTCGAATCCCATTCTCATTCCCATTCTCCAGTTTATACTGGCAGTTCAGATGAGCAACGTGAAACATCTGAAGATAATGGCATTAGTGGTGCCACCGTAAATGAAATGTTACCTGATAATGTCGTTGATAGAATAGCCAATGAAAATAGTACATTGCTCAACAATCACTGTCATGATACTCAAACTaatacaaagaagaaacataGATCTTTAAATATGCACGGTGTCTTTTTACACGTTATGGGTGACGCACTAGGCAATGTGGGCGTCATTGTTGCTGCATTGTTCATTTGGAAAACCGACTATTATTGGAAGTATTATACTGATCCCTTGGTTTCTTTGTTCATTacaattattattttttcttcagccATCCCATTATCAAGGAAagcttcaaaaattttattacaaGCCACTCCATCCACTATTTCCGCTGATGATGTCCAAAGGGATATCTTGGCAATTCCAGGTGTACTTGCAATTCATGATTTCCATATTTGGAATTTGACCGAATCCATTTTCATTGCTTCCATTCATGTCCAAATTGATTGCGAACCTgacaaatatttggaattgGCTAAACTTATTAGAAATATCTTCCATCAGCATGGTATACATTCAGCTACTGTTCAACCTGAATTTGTCTCTGAGAATATTGATCCTGACATGCGTAACAGGTTTTCTAGGATAGCAGGTGGTAGTAATAATCATGACGATTACACCTCTTTCACAAATTCATCCGGGACTGATGTCAAGGACAGTGGTAGACCATCTGCATATGGCGCAACAACTCCTGGAACTGGCTGTGTTATTGATGAAGCTGTGAATTGTAACCCTCAAAACTGtttgtaa
- the HSH49 gene encoding U2 snRNP complex subunit HSH49 (similar to Saccharomyces cerevisiae HSH49 (YOR319W); ancestral locus Anc_8.797), with amino-acid sequence MSSSKERTVYVGNIDPRVNKEDLYELFVQFGRIKKINYPRDKVLDTHQGYAFIEFLNDSTVDYVLKLFGNTNLVSLYERSLKIRKSENGKEANANGTNKNIDVDMLPIAKIIVKNVDESVDIMKLNKICSKFGKLARDSDIVTMSNGMRCGFVHFRDYKDSDLAIDKLNNELIVNKRISVEYALKGNAMGNTKYGTDTDRLLNREAIKNGLL; translated from the coding sequence ATGAGTAGTAGTAAAGAAAGGACGGTGTACGTTGGTAACATTGATCCAAGAGTGAATAAAGAAGATTTGTATGAACTCTTTGTCCAGTTTGGTaggataaaaaaaataaattatccTAGAGATAAGGTTTTAGATACACATCAAGGATATGCGTTTATAGAGTTTCTTAATGACAGTACAGTGGATTACGTATTGAAACTCTTTGGCAACACAAATTTAGTTTCCTTATATGAGAGATCTCTAAAGATAAGGAAATCTGAAAATGGTAAGGAAGCTAATGCAAATGGTACTAATAAGAATATTGATGTGGATATGTTACCTATAGCGAAGATTATCGTCAAGAACGTTGATGAGAGTGTTGACATTATGAAACTGAATAAGATTTGTAGCAAATTTGGCAAGTTGGCTAGAGATTCTGATATTGTTACCATGTCTAACGGCATGAGATGCGGGTTCGTACACTTTAGGGATTATAAGGATAGCGATCTGGCcattgataaattgaacaatgAATTAATTGTGAATAAAAGAATTAGTGTAGAGTATGCGTTGAAGGGGAACGCAATGGGTAATACGAAATATGGAACCGATACTGATAGATTACTTAATAGAGAAGCTATCAAGAATGGATTGTTATGA
- the FAA1 gene encoding long-chain fatty acid-CoA ligase FAA1 (similar to Saccharomyces cerevisiae FAA4 (YMR246W) and FAA1 (YOR317W); ancestral locus Anc_8.796) → MFTRPQYTVPVGEPANEHETAPRRNAMAAKAPLVRPRGFKCNTAYELALECFQRGKDNKAMGWRDVVEVYEEQKQISKTIDGKKTTVDKTWLYYELSDYRYITFNELTDIMHDLGKGLNKIGLRPNTTDRLHIFASTSQKWMQMYLGTQSQSIPIVTAYDTLGESGLIHSIKQTESTAIFTDNALLPKLINPLKNCPSIKYLIYGEPIDPNDKRQNGKIYQNAKGAIDNIKEIRPDLELYSFDDIMALGKENRALIDIHPPKRDDLSCIMYTSGSTGEPKGVVLKQYNIVAGIGGANLTVSHELHPNDRIISFLPLAHIFELAFELLSFLWGSCIGYATVKTLTNSSVRNCQGDLTTFKPTVMVGVAAVWETVRKGILSQIDDLPFISQKIFWSAYHAKINMKHYRIPGGDAIGNLVFKKIRKATGGNLRFLLNGGSPISTDAQIFISTLVAPMLIGYGLTETVANGTIMNPSHFEFGVAGDLTGCVTVKLVDEAELGYFAKNNQGEVWIKGDNVLTEYYKNKEETEKALTADGWFKTGDIGEWTPKGHLRIIDRKKNLVKTLNGEYVALEKLESVYRSNSYVSNVLVYADPTKVKPVSIVVPNWGTVTKLAKSMGVIDEGEENDIEHKLQENKQLQNAVYTDMLKTAKQQGLNGIELIAGTIFVNEEWTPQNGYVTSAQKLKRNKIVASVKSDIEKVYNQ, encoded by the coding sequence ATGTTTACTCGTCCACAATACACCGTTCCAGTCGGTGAGCCTGCCAATGAGCATGAAACTGCTCCAAGAAGAAATGCTATGGCTGCAAAGGCTCCACTTGTCAGACCAAGAGGTTTTAAGTGTAATACAGCCTACGAATTAGCTTTGGAATGTTTCCAAAGAGGTAAGGATAATAAGGCTATGGGTTGGAGAGATGTTGTTGAGGTTTatgaagaacaaaaacaaatttcaaagactATCGATGGTAAGAAGACAACAGTTGATAAAACTTGGTTATATTACGAATTATCAGATTATAGATATATCacattcaatgaattgacTGATATTATGCATGATTTAGGTAAAGgtttgaataaaattggTCTAAGACCAAATACAACAGACAGATTACACATCTTCGCCTCCACATCCCAAAAATGGATGCAAATGTATTTAGGAACACAATCCCAATCTATTCCAATCGTTACCGCTTACGATACTCTCGGAGAAAGTGGTTTGATTCATTCTATTAAACAAACTGAATCAACTGCAATCTTTACAGATAATGCTCTTTTAccaaaattgatcaatccattgaaaaattgtccATCAATCAAATACTTAATATACGGTGAACCAATCGATCCAAATGATAAGAGACAAAATGGTAAGATTTATCAAAACGCCAAAGGTGCAATTGATAACATAAAGGAAATTAGGCCAGACTTAGAACTTTATAGTTTCGATGACATTATGGCTCTAggtaaagaaaatagagCTTTGATCGATATACACCCACCTAAGAGAGATGATCTCTCATGTATCATGTACACTTCAGGTTCCACAGGTGAGCCAAAGGGTGTCGTTTTAAAACAATACAATATTGTTGCAGGTATTGGCGGTGCCAATTTAACAGTGAGCCATGAATTACATCCAAATGATCGTATCATTTCATTCTTACCATTGGCTCATATTTTCGAATTGGCATTCGAATTATTATCGTTTTTATGGGGTTCTTGTATTGGGTATGCTACTGTGAAGACATTAACTAATTCTTCTGTCAGAAATTGTCAAGGTGATCTTACCACATTCAAACCAACCGTCATGGTTGGTGTTGCAGCCGTTTGGGAAACTGTCAGAAAAGGTATATTAAGTCAAATTGATGACTTGCCATTTATTAGtcaaaaaatcttttgGTCCGCTTACCAtgcaaaaattaatatGAAGCATTATCGAATCCCAGGTGGTGATGCCATTGGTAATTTAGtttttaagaaaattagaaaagCTACCGGTGGTAATTTAAGATTTTTATTGAACGGTGGTTCTCCAATTAGTACAGATGCgcaaattttcatttctacTCTTGTGGCGCCAATGTTAATCGGTTACGGTCTAACTGAAACAGTAGCAAACGGTACTATCATGAACCCATCACATTTTGAATTCGGTGTTGCTGGTGATTTAACAGGTTGTGTTACAGTTAAATTAGTTGATGAAGCTGAACTAGGATATTTTGCCAAGAATAATCAGGGTGAAGTCTGGATTAAAGGTGATAATGTTCTAACagaatattataaaaataaagaagaaacgGAAAAGGCATTGACTGCTGACGGATGGTTTAAAACCGGTGATATTGGTGAATGGACACCAAAGGGTCACTTAAGGATTATTGatagaaagaaaaactTAGTAAAGACATTAAATGGTGAATATGTCgcattagaaaaattagaatcaGTTTATAGATCGAACTCGTATGTTTCGAATGTTCTTGTTTACGCTGACCCAACGAAAGTTAAACCAGTGAGTATTGTAGTGCCAAATTGGGGCACAGTCACTAAATTAGCCAAGAGTATGGGTGTCATTGATGAAGGTgaggaaaatgatattgaacataagttacaagaaaataaacaatTACAAAATGCCGTCTATACCGACATGTTGAAGACCGCGAAACAGCAAGGCTTAAATGGTATCGAATTAATTGCAGGAACAATTTTCGTTAATGAAGAATGGACACCACAGAATGGATATGTTACCTCTGCTCAGAAActaaaaagaaacaagatCGTCGCCTCTGTTAAGAGTGATATCGAAAAGGTCTATAATCAATGA
- the PSH1 gene encoding ubiquitin-protein ligase PSH1 (similar to Saccharomyces cerevisiae PSH1 (YOL054W); ancestral locus Anc_8.808) — protein MSFNEVKDLISNKKIKAKTERRILLQYIETSKCNICHEILSIPMMVTPCGHTYCYECLLTWFKNNENRELNCPDCRVSIEVEPCFNFFLHLNLKFLIESIYKKRKKESKVSELLRGREQDYIRYHKDKNANNMFDNIFKNSAVAINDVDDDGIPRCSNCHWELDPDDMEEDENVCPHCHSRIRNIVINERGASTRDRPFGNRPENEDEYSEGEYDEIVDEIRPEDSDTGDDSNDEERREEEEEEEEEEEEYDSDLDSFIENDELAENSEELANDKVESAFYEVDDDEEHDSDFYEHNDEGFVSGDSLNEESENELEQEPIEVEIEEEEQEEDDDDDESQYNKSRKRNKIQVILSDDE, from the coding sequence ATgtctttcaatgaagttAAGGATCTTATaagtaataaaaaaatcaaagcTAAAACGGAAAGACGTATTCTGTTGCAGTATATCGAAACAAGTAAATGTAATATTTGTCATGAGATCTTAAGCATACCGATGATGGTAACACCATGTGGCCACACTTATTGCTATGAGTGTCTATTGACATGGTTCAAGAACAATGAGAATAGGGAGCTGAATTGTCCAGATTGTAGAGTTTCCATAGAAGTTGAACCATGTTTTAACTTCTTCCTGCATTtaaatctaaaatttttgattgaGTCAATTTAtaagaagaggaagaaagaATCCAAGGTATCTGAGTTACTAAGAGGAAGGGAACAAGATTATATTAGATATCATAAGGATAAAAATGCCAATAATATGtttgataatatatttaagAACAGCGCAGTGGCCATAAATGATGTGGACGATGATGGTATTCCACGATGCAGCAACTGTCATTGGGAATTAGATCCTGATGAtatggaagaagatgagaACGTATGCCCCCACTGTCACAGCCGTATTAGGAACATTGTAATAAATGAACGCGGTGCATCTACTAGAGATAGACCGTTCGGGAACAGACCCGAGAATGAGGATGAATACAGTGAAGGAGAGTATGATGAGATTGTTGATGAGATACGACCCGAAGATAGTGATACAGGAGATGATAGTAACGACGAGgaaagaagagaagaagaagaagaagaagaagaagaagaagaagaatacgACTCTGATTTAGATTCGTTCATTGAGAATGATGAACTTGCCGAAAATAGTGAAGAATTGGCTAATGATAAAGTGGAAAGCGCATTTTATGAAGTTGACGATGACGAGGAGCATGATAGTGATTTCTACGAACATAACGATGAGGGATTTGTCAGTGGAGACAGtttaaatgaagaaagtgaaaatgAACTGGAGCAAGAGCCCATCGAGGtggaaattgaagaagaagaacaagaagaagatgatgacgacGACGAATCTCAATACAATAAGAGTCgtaaaagaaacaaaatacAAGTAATATTAAGTGACGACGAATAA
- the KAFR0D01665 gene encoding uncharacterized protein (similar to Saccharomyces cerevisiae HOR7 (YMR251W-A) and DDR2 (YOL052C-A); ancestral locus Anc_8.802), with protein sequence MEFKKVLVSVALVGLAKAQNNATSTSSAAAAIAQGNMASVGVAGAVLAGALAFLV encoded by the coding sequence ATGGAATTCAAGAAAGTTTTAGTAAGCGTCGCTTTAGTTGGTTTAGCCAAGGCTCAAAATAATGCGACCTCCACTTCAAGTGCGGCCGCCGCTATTGCTCAAGGTAATATGGCGAGCGTAGGTGTTGCGGGTGCTGTTTTGGCTGGAGCTTTGGCTTTCTTAGTCTaa
- the KAFR0D01640 gene encoding opsin family protein (ancestral locus Anc_8.794) yields MSEFVDFVNKNSVLEHNPPTGLDMHITERGSDWLWAVFAVFGVLLILYVCLFFYAELKGSRLTRYSLAPVFLITLFEFFGYYIYASNLGWTGIQAEFNNVSVDPSITGETPGVRQIFYAKYIAWFLSWPCLLFLLELAGMSTGDNHNEVSAMDLIHSLLVQIVGTEFWVVSILIASLIHSTYKWGPWVFGAVTMLIVQAIIVNRQFFVLKTKGITGCLTIIELVVVWLYFICWGLSEGGNKIQNDGEAVFYGILDLCTFAIFPGCLLFIIGHCGKWPKFCKGHEVEEEETYEKESAPNSVRASGETAVPHQEENAVEDV; encoded by the coding sequence atgtcTGAGTTTGTCGACTTCGTTAACAAGAATAGCGTATTGGAGCACAATCCTCCTACCGGATTAGATATGCACATAACCGAGAGAGGTTCAGATTGGTTATGGGCAGTGTTCGCAGTGTTCGGTGTCTTATTAATCCTTTACGTCTGCTTATTTTTCTATGCTGAATTAAAGGGCTCAAGATTAACAAGATATTCTTTGGCTCCAGTATTTTTAATTACTTTATTCGAATTCTTTGGTTACTACATTTATGCTTCTAATTTGGGTTGGACTGGTATTCAAGCTGAATTTAATAACGTTAGCGTCGATCCATCCATCACCGGTGAAACTCCAGGTGTCAGACAAATTTTCTACGCTAAATATATTGCCTGGTTCTTATCATGGCCATGtctattatttcttttggaATTAGCAGGTATGTCCACTGGTGACAACCACAACGAAGTTTCTGCAATGGATTTGATTCATTCTCTATTAGTTCAAATCGTTGGTACTGAATTTTGGGTTGTGTCTATCTTAATCGCTTCTTTAATTCATTCTACTTACAAGTGGGGTCCATGGGTCTTCGGTGCTGTGACTATGTTAATCGTTCAAGCTATCATCGTTAACCGTCAATTCTTTGTCTTAAAGACTAAAGGTATTACCGGCTGTTTGACCATTATTGAGTTGGTTGTCGTTTGGTTATACTTCATCTGTTGGGGTTTATCTGAAGGTGGTAACAAGATCCAAAATGATGGTGAAGCTGTCTTCTATGGTATTTTAGATCTATGTACCTTCGCAATATTCCCAGGTTGCTTACTATTCATCATCGGTCACTGCGGTAAATGGCCAAAATTCTGTAAAGGTCATGAAGTCgaagaggaagaaactTACGAAAAGGAATCTGCTCCAAACTCTGTAAGAGCTTCTGGCGAGACTGCAGTTCCACACCAAGAAGAAAACGCCGTCGAAGACGTTTAG